The region CAATAACTCCTGCTGTTGCAGTAGCAATGGTTTGGTTGACACTTTATCATCCTCAATTTGGTTTGCTCAATCATCTTTTCAAGTCTATAGGTTTACCTGCTCTAAAATGGATTTATGATGAAAAACAGGTGATTCCTGCTTTTATTGTGATGAGCACCTGGACAATAGGTTATACCATAACAATTTTTTTGGCAGGCCTTCAGGGTATACCAAATTATCTCTACGAAGCTGCCATGCTCGATGGTGCAACATGGTGGCATAGACTCAGGCATGTCACAATTCCCATGATGACACCGACAATTTTTTTCAACCTCCTGATGGGTGTAATAGGTGCTCTTCAAGGGGGATTTACGCAGGCTTATATTATGACAAGTGGCGGGCCAAATTATGCAAGTATGTTCTATACATACTATATTTTTCTGAACGGGTTTCAGTACGGAAAAATGGGCTATGCCTGCGCCTTATCTGTAATAATGTTCTTAATTATCATGTGTCTCACTGTATTAATATTCAGAACCTCTCGTTACTGGGTGTACTACGAAGCACTGAGAAGATAAGGGGGTATACAGTGTGATAAGTACCGTTGGTAGAAAATCAAATTATCTGACAGGCAGAATAATCGTATTTGTCATTCTTGTGATGGGAGCAATTATT is a window of Pseudothermotoga elfii DSM 9442 = NBRC 107921 DNA encoding:
- a CDS encoding carbohydrate ABC transporter permease; this translates as MRKFERKWGILLALPGILGYFIWVLGPTIAAIFMSFTNWSLAGNPQWIGFENYAKLFDDFIFKKSIFITFYYAVGSVVAGLVVSFFWALLLNSKVPARSIFRTIFFIPSITPAVAVAMVWLTLYHPQFGLLNHLFKSIGLPALKWIYDEKQVIPAFIVMSTWTIGYTITIFLAGLQGIPNYLYEAAMLDGATWWHRLRHVTIPMMTPTIFFNLLMGVIGALQGGFTQAYIMTSGGPNYASMFYTYYIFLNGFQYGKMGYACALSVIMFLIIMCLTVLIFRTSRYWVYYEALRR